The sequence below is a genomic window from Corynebacterium afermentans subsp. afermentans.
GAACCGGCCGTTTTGGGCTGCTATTTCCCCTGGTCGCAAATCGTGATTGTTAGGTTTTACGAAACCCCCGCCAGGTGGTTGCAAAAAATTACTTGGCGGAAGCCGCGGCGACCTTCATGCCGCCGGCGGTGCCGCGCAGGATGGCGGAGCGCTCAGATTCGCTCATGCCGCCCCAGATGCCGTACGGTTCGGCTACGCGCAGCGCGTGCTCGCGGCACTGGGTAAGCACCGGGCACTCGAAGCAGATGGCCTTGGCGCGGTTTTCACGCTGCGTGCGCGCCCGGCCGCGCTCCCCGTCGGGGTGGTAGAAGATCTCGGAGGCCTCCCCCCGGCACTTGCTGTGTAGCTGCCAATCCCAGAAGTCGGCGTTGGGTCCGGGAAGCTGGTGCGGCAAAGACATAATCGGGAGTGCTCCTTTGTGGAAGTACCTCAAACGTGAAACCGGCTACGAGTGTGGACTGTTTTGGTTAACGTTTGGTGTCGCTGCGGTTACGGTCTGCTGTCGCCTAGTCGAACCGCGTGGAAATACCCGTGTCTTACTGCGCCAACGCAGCTGGTTACAGGCAGGTGAATTCCTGGCAAAAGGTCGGTAGCGCGAATGCTAAGGCAAGTGCGTTTATTATGAACGGGTTACGCGAAACTGGTGCAAGCTGACAGACGAGGGAAGGAGATGCGTGTGGCTGCAGGCGATGAAGACGCAGAA
It includes:
- a CDS encoding WhiB family transcriptional regulator; this translates as MSLPHQLPGPNADFWDWQLHSKCRGEASEIFYHPDGERGRARTQRENRAKAICFECPVLTQCREHALRVAEPYGIWGGMSESERSAILRGTAGGMKVAAASAK